TAGGCGGGACACCCAGACAAGCAGCGGCAGCATCATCCCGGAGGAGAGCGGCAGCATCCAGCCCCTCGTCTCCTCAGCCGCGGCCGCCGCCTGCATCATGACATCGGGGGACTTCATCCAGACTGCCCCCCTACTCGCGCACAAATCCAAGAGGAGCCTGCTGTATAAGGtgctctgcttcctcctcctcattttccAGGGCGGCATTCTAGACTTCTACCTCATCATCTTCACCGACCTGTACTGGTGCTCATGGATAGCCACCGACCTGGTGGTGATCTCAGGCTGGGGCATTTTCTTTATGAAGAACGCGCGGAGCAAGAGGGAGCGGGCCTGCGGCTTCCACCAGAAGAGCTCCATCTTTGGCTGCAACCTCGGGGAGTTCACCTACGCCTATCTGGCCTGGCTCATATATGTCATCGCCTGCACTCCGAAGGTGGTGCTCATCCTGGAGACCTCTATCCTGGACCTGATCGCGCTCAAGGTGCCGTGCGGAGTGACCGGCTTTAAGATTATCATGATGCTGTCCGCGCCGCTCCTCTTCTGCCTCATCAACTCCATCATCGAGGATTTAAACGGGGCGACGCGGCACCACTCCCAGAGCTGCTTCATGAGCACTTGCCTGGACCTGGTGGACAGCTTCACGCTGGTGGAGATGCTGCTGAGGAACGAGATCCCCACCGTCTATCTCAAGTACACCGTTATCTCGGTGTATTTTGTGACCCTGGCGGTGCCGGTTATCTGGCTTTACGAGCTGACGGCGTCGGAGCTGCGCTACCATTGGCTATGGGCCCGCTTCTCCACTGGCCTGGTGGTCAACGCACCACTGCTGGTGGTCAGGTGTTTCCAGGTGTATGTCTACAAAATGCCGGTGTCGGTGTTCatgttcaaaaacattttctttgtggtGTGTAAGTTCCTGGAGCTGGTGGACCAGTGTGTGGCAGTGCAGGAGGTCCGGAGGTTGGGCAGCGTCAACAACCCGGCCCAGTTTTCGCACTGCGTGTCCGAGAACGACATGTGCCCGCACGGATACGTCAACACCCTGGCCGTCACACAGTCCTAGTGCTCAGGATGAGGGGTCCGCCATGGCTGTCTGCCTAGAGGTGATGGAAAGTGTAGAAGCGCTGCGTTCGAGACAGCTGGAAATTGGAAAACCTCTCTTAGGTCCCAATTACAACCCATGAAAATCAGGCCAACCAATGTGCATGTACCACAGCGCAGGAAAAGTCATGCattgtacttttttaaaaaaaaaaaaaaaaaaaacagaattagcTATAATCACAATTAATATTAAACTCAAAAACTGAACTCAAATAGTCTAAATTTAAAAGGATCCCCCACAGCCAAATTTCCTCTAGTGGTGAATCAAGATTAGTGCTTCCACCTCAGTACAATGGGTTTTGATTTGCTAATTGGAGGCCTCAAGACAGCTGCTTAGTATTGGTTCAATTAAGGGCTGGCTCTGATTCATCACCAGTGCAAACTCCTTCAACCATCAAGTTCATATGTTTAAGTTGCAAAGATGTCCCTTACAAAAACTTTCAATAGGAACAAACGGTTTACTCAGTCAAAAAGATCAAAAAgcatctgcttttttttataaaatagCCTCTAAgctgtgtttaaatgttgcGTGCAAATTTGCATATATGTATTTCTATGACATTATCCTGCACTAATCAGCTGTATGACTGGGAACAGATCGTTAGCTATTTTAAATATTGCCAAGTACCAGCTGCAGGGCCCGATTAACCTGACAGCTACTGGGccataacataaaatatatctGTGGGTCCCCTGTTGAGAAAGTCGTTGAGGCCCTGTATTAAATTTTGACACATCTATAATAAGGGGCCCCATAACTGGAGCTCTGCTCTATAATCCAGCTGTGAATAGTTGTGTTTACTTAATAACCACACGAGGATTTATGGTGAATATCACATCACATGATGCTAATAAGTCTATAGCTTCATTACTATAGGTAAAGCAGTTTGAGTCTGTGCAGGTGGT
This Scatophagus argus isolate fScaArg1 chromosome 22, fScaArg1.pri, whole genome shotgun sequence DNA region includes the following protein-coding sequences:
- the tmem121b gene encoding transmembrane protein 121B, with the protein product MISETDNDNPKADNLRSEANYCQHSPVSSPPESGQLSSRRDTQTSSGSIIPEESGSIQPLVSSAAAAACIMTSGDFIQTAPLLAHKSKRSLLYKVLCFLLLIFQGGILDFYLIIFTDLYWCSWIATDLVVISGWGIFFMKNARSKRERACGFHQKSSIFGCNLGEFTYAYLAWLIYVIACTPKVVLILETSILDLIALKVPCGVTGFKIIMMLSAPLLFCLINSIIEDLNGATRHHSQSCFMSTCLDLVDSFTLVEMLLRNEIPTVYLKYTVISVYFVTLAVPVIWLYELTASELRYHWLWARFSTGLVVNAPLLVVRCFQVYVYKMPVSVFMFKNIFFVVCKFLELVDQCVAVQEVRRLGSVNNPAQFSHCVSENDMCPHGYVNTLAVTQS